A single genomic interval of Spinacia oleracea cultivar Varoflay chromosome 6, BTI_SOV_V1, whole genome shotgun sequence harbors:
- the LOC110788297 gene encoding small heat shock protein, chloroplastic, whose protein sequence is MASMALRRLAGRDLVSGGIFRPLRSLSVSRSFNTNAQMTRVDDDRELDDRADRTPVVRRRDFPSAFFSDVFNPFAPTRSVGQLVNLMDQLMENPFTAASGLGSGGAMRRGWNVREDEEALELKVDMPGLSKEDVKVSVEENTLVIKGEAEKETEETEQQRRYSSRIELTPNEYKIDSIKAEMKNGVLKVTVPKLKHDQKKDVFQVMVD, encoded by the exons ATGGCTTCTATGGCTCTCCGACGACTCGCTGGTAGGGACCTTGTCTCCGGTGGTATTTTCCGACCACTGCGGTCTCTTTCCGTGAGTCGCTCATTTAACACCAATGCTCAGATGACGAGGGTCGACGACGATCGTGAACTTGATGACCGCGCTGACCGTACTCCCGTCGTCCGTCGTCGCGATTTCCCTTCCGCCTTCTTCTCCG ACGTGTTTAATCCATTTGCACCAACAAGGAGCGTGGGACAACTGGTGAATCTGATGGATCAATTGATGGAGAATCCATTCACGGCGGCGTCTGGACTGGGAAGTGGAGGAGCAATGAGAAGAGGATGGAATGTTCGAGAAGATGAGGAAGCCCTTGAATTGAAGGTAGACATGCCTGGGTTGAGCAAAGAGGATGTGAAGGTTTCTGTGGAGGAGAACACTCTTGTTATCAAAGGCGAGGCGGAGAAGGAGACAGAGGAAACAGAGCAACAACGAAGGTATTCAAGCAGGATTGAATTGACTCCAAACGAATACAAGATTGATTCAATTAAGGCTGAGATGAAGAATGGTGTACTCAAAGTTACTGTTCCTAAGCTCAAACATGACCAGAAGAAAGATGTTTTTCAAGTTATGGTTGATTGA
- the LOC110788308 gene encoding uncharacterized protein isoform X2 produces MAASSSSSLPSENEVEKHPYQDAEKAGPKGAFEARQVKLGFYVRVDMPGVPPDGVKLFKYSDTRTVTFTGSSTFWPCQDSYDDQIDAQSNVILGRVDKVVSHPVNCSCCKGVKRKSHLSVIEPYEYRYSNPYLLQGMQGVCDSKVLDGKTLSIRVDMPGLKENSSFVMVNRGNKLTAAYRERYRESWSSMNLGGVGPKEYRFDEGGRKYLCCVILLCDCCEIDGAIQQLKDGVLRVSLIKKKKKKKKKKKK; encoded by the exons ATGGCagcttcatcttcttcctcccTTCCATCAG AAAATGAAGTGGAGAAGCACCCATACCAAGATGCAGAAAAAGCAGGGCCAAAGGGAGCCTTTGAAGCAAGGCAAGTGAAGTTAGGTTTTTATGTAAGAGTCGACATGCCCGGAGTTCCGCCGGACGGCGTCAAGCTTTTCAAGTACAGCGATACTCGTACGGTCACCTTCACCG GTTCATCTACATTCTGGCCTTGTCAAGACTCTTATGATGACCAAATTGACGCCCAATCTAATGTAATTTTAG GCCGTGTTGACAAGGTTGTTTCCCACCCCGTCAACTGTTCGTGCTGCAAAGGCGTTAAACGAAAATCTCATCTTTCAG TTATTGAGCCTTATGAATATCGATATTCCAATCCATACTTGCTGCAAGGAATGCAAGGAGTTTGCGATAGCAAAGTGCTAGATGGGAAGACGCTGTCCATAAGGGTGGATATGCCAGGACTTAAAGAAAACAGTTCATTTGTAATGGTTAATCGAGGTAACAAGCTTACGGCTGCCTATAGGGAAAGGTACAGAGAGTCTTGGAGTTCGatgaatttgggaggggttggaCCAAAGGAGTACCGTTTTGATGAAGGTGGTCGGAAGTACCTTTGTTGTGTCATCCTTCTATGTGATTGCTGTGAGATTGATGGTGCAATTCAACAACTGAAAGATGGTGTCTTGAGGGTATCATTgataaagaagaagaagaagaagaagaagaagaagaagaagtag
- the LOC110788321 gene encoding hydroxycinnamoyltransferase, protein MANEEKEKIKGGEVKVHSVLTVVSSTPVNPGKTCPLSAIDRAMGHHSLHVIFYFRSGSVGFDRIRPVLNEVLTLYPNVIGRLVKEDDGSWIVRCTDAGLRVHRATVGTSVDEWLRFASADDERDLMVKQEFPHDPQYWSPFRMQVTEFEGGGTAISLSCPHMLADPISLTLFIKSWTEACHNDVIVHPPFLHPQAINIPLTFTTPFPTSTSPSFYASKSRASNSNPKLKFVSTTFSFSNSIIKQSLSKICSTVPDLTPFDLLTALFWMRIAELKSKTDDNLKQSISICMDMRKHLHAPLPYGYFGNALHFSQLTMNSDKMGSGDLGQVAELVNRHVTGLKEEEFWSAVDWLNSRKDDQGKFLPPFKMYGPELTFVNMESMIAPIRTRVNEFEPLMYRAEFVKDQKPAHVSYHIENTEGEGLILVMPSPEEGLARRVTVTLPEEEMGKLLQDKVILSLDPTMLLSGRS, encoded by the exons atggctaatgaagaaaaagagaaaatcaagggTGGTGAAGTTAAGGTGCACTCAGTGTTAACTGTGGTGTCAAGCACCCCAGTAAACCCGGGAAAGACCTGTCCACTTTCGGCCATAGACCGGGCAATGGGGCATCATTCTCTACACGTAATCTTTTACTTCAGGTCCGGTTCAGTTGGGTTCGATCGGATTAGACCGGTCCTTAATGAAGTTCTTACTTTGTACCCTAACGTAATTGGGCGGTTAGTCAAGGAAGATGATGGTAGTTGGATAGTGAGATGTACTGATGCTGGACTGCGGGTGCACCGTGCTACGGTGGGGACTAGTGTTGATGAATGGCTGAGATTTGCTTCTGCTGATGATGAGAGAGATCTGATGGTTAAGCAGGAGTTTCCTCATGATCCTCAGTATTGGTCTCCTTTTCGTATGCAG GTAACTGAATTTGAAGGTGGTGGAACAGCCATATCATTGAGCTGCCCTCATATGCTTGCTGATCCTATCAGTTTGACCCTATTCATCAAGTCATGGACTGAAGCTTGCCACAATGATGTTATCGTCCACCCTCCATTCCTCCATCCTCAAGCTATCAATATTCCGCTTACCTTCACTACTCCGTTCCCTACTAGTACTTCACCCTCTTTCTATGCTTCCAAGTCCAGAGCATCGAATTCTAACCCCAAACTAAAATTTGTCTCAACAACCTTTAGCTTCTCCAATTCTATTATCAAGCAATCTCTTTCCAAAATCTGCTCTACCGTCCCTGACTTGACCCCATTTGATCTGTTAACCGCCCTTTTCTGGATGCGCATTGCAGAACTCAAGTCTAAAACTGATGATAACCTTAAACAGTCAATCTCAATCTGTATGGACATGAGGAAGCATTTGCATGCTCCTTTGCCTTATGGATACTTTGGCAATGCCCTGCACTTCTCTCAGCTGACAATGAATTCTGACAAGATGGGCAGTGGAGATCTAGGTCAGGTGGCGGAGCTTGTGAACCGCCATGTTACAGGGCTCAAAGAGGAGGAGTTTTGGTCTGCTGTAGATTGGTTGAATTCCAGGAAGGATGATCAAGGCAAGTTTCTGCCTCCATTCAAGATGTATGGTCCTGAGTTGACTTTTGTTAACATGGAAAGCATGATCGCTCCCATTAGGACCCGTGTGAATGAATTTGAGCCATTGATGTATAGAGCTGAATTTGTCAAGGATCAGAAGCCTGCACATGTGTCATATCATATCGAGAACACGGAAGGTGAAGGCTTAATTTTGGTAATGCCTTCCCCTGAAGAAGGGTTAGCAAGAAGAGTGACTGTGACACTGCCGGAGGAAGAAATGGGAAAGCTGTTGCAAGATAAAGTCATCCTAAGCTTAGACCCAACTATGCTACTCAGTGGGAGAAGCTAA
- the LOC110788308 gene encoding uncharacterized protein isoform X1, which translates to MAASSSSSLPSENEVEKHPYQDAEKAGPKGAFEARQVKLGFYVRVDMPGVPPDGVKLFKYSDTRTVTFTGKAPILWLLDSSERVYAGYVVLDRDPKLIDIEFIVKNGCLRLFFPDAEGVLHFFPSNNHFSLSPQPIISRGSSTFWPCQDSYDDQIDAQSNVILGRVDKVVSHPVNCSCCKGVKRKSHLSVIEPYEYRYSNPYLLQGMQGVCDSKVLDGKTLSIRVDMPGLKENSSFVMVNRGNKLTAAYRERYRESWSSMNLGGVGPKEYRFDEGGRKYLCCVILLCDCCEIDGAIQQLKDGVLRVSLIKKKKKKKKKKKK; encoded by the exons ATGGCagcttcatcttcttcctcccTTCCATCAG AAAATGAAGTGGAGAAGCACCCATACCAAGATGCAGAAAAAGCAGGGCCAAAGGGAGCCTTTGAAGCAAGGCAAGTGAAGTTAGGTTTTTATGTAAGAGTCGACATGCCCGGAGTTCCGCCGGACGGCGTCAAGCTTTTCAAGTACAGCGATACTCGTACGGTCACCTTCACCGGTAAAGCCCCAATTCTCTGGCTTCTCGACTCTTCCGAAAGGGTTTACGCCGGTTATGTTGTTCTTGATCGTGATCCTAAACTCATCGACATTGAATTCATTGTCAAAAATGGTTGCCTGAGGTTGTTTTTCCCTGACGCCGAGGGTGTTCTCCACTTTTTCCCTTCTAATAaccacttttctctctctcctcaacccaTCATTTCTAGAG GTTCATCTACATTCTGGCCTTGTCAAGACTCTTATGATGACCAAATTGACGCCCAATCTAATGTAATTTTAG GCCGTGTTGACAAGGTTGTTTCCCACCCCGTCAACTGTTCGTGCTGCAAAGGCGTTAAACGAAAATCTCATCTTTCAG TTATTGAGCCTTATGAATATCGATATTCCAATCCATACTTGCTGCAAGGAATGCAAGGAGTTTGCGATAGCAAAGTGCTAGATGGGAAGACGCTGTCCATAAGGGTGGATATGCCAGGACTTAAAGAAAACAGTTCATTTGTAATGGTTAATCGAGGTAACAAGCTTACGGCTGCCTATAGGGAAAGGTACAGAGAGTCTTGGAGTTCGatgaatttgggaggggttggaCCAAAGGAGTACCGTTTTGATGAAGGTGGTCGGAAGTACCTTTGTTGTGTCATCCTTCTATGTGATTGCTGTGAGATTGATGGTGCAATTCAACAACTGAAAGATGGTGTCTTGAGGGTATCATTgataaagaagaagaagaagaagaagaagaagaagaagaagtag